The following coding sequences are from one Streptomyces sp. NBC_01485 window:
- a CDS encoding DUF6082 family protein, whose translation MATQRFGVRGLRAAAAAAVGMAAGALLTMAAQRHALEALRVRLEHLERTAHSQQHTNLANQQRLHWELLSKAIDDPELAEVLDLFEAPVSTKQRRQYLYANALYTNALFYYRIGNISREEFFGYIRGILQNSVVREYWYATRHQRATMADGSDEAELGRMVDELLTQLEESDADEWWVVGEPPSP comes from the coding sequence ATGGCCACACAAAGGTTTGGGGTACGCGGACTTCGTGCCGCCGCCGCTGCGGCCGTCGGCATGGCCGCGGGTGCACTCCTCACCATGGCGGCACAACGCCATGCGCTGGAGGCACTCCGCGTGCGACTGGAACACCTGGAACGGACCGCCCACTCCCAGCAGCACACCAACCTGGCCAACCAGCAGCGCCTGCACTGGGAATTGCTGAGCAAAGCCATCGACGACCCCGAACTGGCGGAAGTGCTGGACCTCTTCGAGGCCCCCGTTTCCACCAAGCAGCGGCGCCAGTACCTCTACGCCAACGCCCTCTACACGAACGCGCTGTTTTATTACCGGATCGGCAATATCTCCCGCGAAGAGTTCTTCGGGTACATCCGGGGCATTCTGCAGAACTCTGTCGTACGGGAGTACTGGTATGCGACGAGACACCAGCGGGCAACCATGGCCGACGGTTCGGACGAGGCGGAACTCGGCCGCATGGTGGACGAACTCCTGACGCAACTCGAGGAGTCGGACGCGGACGAATGGTGGGTGGTGGGCGAGCCGCCGAGCCCGTGA
- a CDS encoding sensor histidine kinase has translation MSPTPPARRLRLGMPRRMFSQVLLMQLAIAAGVVVLATGLFLAPLSDQLDDQAMRRALAIAQTTAAVPQIAEDLRSTRPTVGGPVQRQAERIRKASGAEYVVVMDLNGTRWSHADAKQVGGHVSTDPSEALAGKDVMEIDSGTLGRSARGKVPLRDSEERIIGAVSVGIEYDSVRARLIHAIPGLFAYAGGALAVGALAAWVISRRVHRQTRDLAFSDISALLAEREAMLHGIREGVVALDRAGRVRLLNDEAQRLLGIGNETVGASPDEALGEGRTADVLAGRVTGTDLIAVRGQRVLVVTRMPTDDGGAVATLRDRTELEQLGRELDSTHGLIDALRAQDHEHANRMHTLLGLLELEMYDDAVEFVGEVVGDHRATAEQVTEKIEDPLLAALLVGKATVAAERGVALWVSDRTRLPDRLIDPRGLVTVVGNLVDNALDAVAGKPHARVEVELRTEGHAVVLRVWDTGPGVPAEQRELIFTEGWSTKKPPAHGKRGIGLSLVRRLAERQGGSAAVGEAAGGGAEFTVVLPEALTDPDLEPGPDAGLEPGPEPAWAAPAQVAVEEESR, from the coding sequence ATGAGCCCGACTCCCCCCGCCCGTCGCCTGCGCCTCGGAATGCCGCGGCGCATGTTCTCGCAGGTGCTGCTGATGCAGTTGGCGATCGCCGCGGGAGTCGTGGTGCTCGCGACCGGGTTGTTCCTCGCCCCGCTCAGCGATCAACTGGACGACCAGGCGATGCGCCGTGCCCTGGCCATCGCGCAGACGACCGCCGCGGTACCGCAGATCGCCGAGGACCTCCGGAGCACACGGCCGACCGTCGGCGGACCGGTGCAGCGGCAGGCCGAGCGGATCCGCAAGGCAAGCGGCGCCGAGTACGTCGTGGTGATGGACCTCAACGGCACACGCTGGTCGCACGCCGACGCCAAGCAGGTCGGCGGCCACGTCTCGACGGACCCGAGCGAGGCTCTGGCCGGCAAGGACGTGATGGAGATCGACAGCGGCACCCTGGGCCGCTCGGCCCGCGGCAAGGTGCCCCTGCGCGACAGCGAGGAAAGGATCATCGGCGCGGTCTCGGTCGGCATCGAGTACGACAGCGTGCGGGCCCGCCTGATCCACGCGATCCCCGGGCTGTTCGCCTATGCCGGAGGCGCCCTCGCCGTGGGCGCGCTGGCCGCCTGGGTGATCTCCCGGCGGGTCCACCGCCAGACGCGTGACCTGGCCTTCTCGGACATCTCGGCGCTGCTCGCCGAGCGCGAGGCGATGCTGCACGGCATCCGGGAGGGCGTCGTCGCCCTGGACCGGGCCGGCCGCGTCCGGCTGCTCAACGACGAGGCCCAGCGCCTCCTCGGCATCGGGAACGAGACGGTGGGCGCGTCGCCCGACGAGGCGCTCGGCGAGGGGCGTACGGCCGACGTCCTGGCCGGCCGGGTGACCGGCACGGACCTCATCGCCGTCCGGGGACAGCGCGTCCTGGTCGTCACCCGCATGCCCACCGACGACGGCGGCGCCGTGGCCACCCTGCGCGACCGCACCGAGCTGGAACAGCTCGGCCGCGAGCTCGACTCGACGCACGGCCTGATCGACGCGCTGCGCGCCCAGGACCACGAGCACGCCAACCGCATGCACACGCTGCTGGGGCTGCTCGAACTGGAGATGTACGACGACGCCGTGGAGTTCGTCGGGGAAGTGGTCGGCGATCACCGGGCCACCGCCGAGCAGGTGACCGAGAAGATCGAGGACCCGCTGCTCGCCGCGCTGCTGGTCGGCAAGGCGACCGTCGCGGCCGAGCGCGGCGTCGCCCTGTGGGTCTCCGACCGCACCCGGCTGCCCGACCGCCTGATCGACCCGCGCGGGCTGGTCACGGTCGTCGGCAACCTCGTGGACAACGCGCTCGACGCCGTCGCCGGCAAGCCGCACGCGCGCGTGGAGGTCGAACTGCGCACAGAGGGCCATGCCGTCGTACTGCGGGTGTGGGACACCGGCCCCGGCGTCCCGGCCGAGCAGCGGGAACTGATCTTCACCGAGGGCTGGTCGACGAAGAAGCCGCCGGCTCATGGCAAGCGCGGCATCGGGCTCTCCCTGGTGCGCAGGCTCGCCGAGCGGCAGGGCGGCAGCGCGGCGGTCGGCGAAGCGGCCGGCGGGGGCGCCGAGTTCACCGTCGTCCTGCCCGAGGCGCTGACCGATCCCGACCTGGAACCCGGCCCGGACGCCGGTCTGGAACCCGGCCCGGAACCCGCATGGGCCGCACCGGCGCAGGTCGCCGTCGAGGAGGAGTCGCGATGA
- a CDS encoding CobW family GTP-binding protein, with product MSQSRSPQQIPVVVLAGFLGSGKTTLLNHLLHRSGGSRIGAIVNDFGAIEIDAMAVAGALGDSTVSLGNGCLCCAVDASELDVYLERLAAPAVGIDVIVIEASGLAEPRELVRMVLASEHPGIVYGGLVEVVDAAEFDETRARHPEVDRHLALADLVVVNKLDRAPDAERVLGLVRSLTDRAAVVPATYGRVDPEFLFDCRPSEERVGQLSFDDLHDHTGGDHTADDHTDHLHTAYDSLSFTAEAPLDPRRLMGFLDSRPEGLYRIKGYVDFGPHDLANRYAVHAVGRFLRFYPEPWPAAAARLTQLVLIGSGIDTAALGKELEACVNDAPHADEHGMWGVLRFVQGPEEEAFPEAEAEAEAEAEV from the coding sequence GTGTCGCAGAGTCGCAGTCCGCAGCAGATCCCGGTCGTCGTACTCGCCGGATTCCTCGGCTCCGGCAAGACGACCCTGCTCAACCATCTCCTGCATCGCAGCGGCGGCAGCCGGATCGGCGCGATCGTGAACGACTTCGGCGCGATCGAGATCGACGCCATGGCGGTGGCCGGCGCGCTCGGCGACTCCACCGTCTCCCTCGGCAACGGCTGCCTGTGCTGCGCCGTCGACGCCAGTGAACTCGACGTCTACCTCGAACGGCTCGCCGCGCCGGCTGTCGGCATCGACGTCATCGTCATCGAGGCCAGCGGTCTCGCCGAGCCCCGGGAACTCGTGCGGATGGTGCTCGCCAGCGAGCATCCCGGCATCGTCTACGGCGGGCTCGTCGAGGTCGTCGACGCCGCCGAGTTCGACGAGACCCGGGCCAGGCATCCCGAGGTCGACCGGCACCTCGCCCTCGCCGACCTTGTCGTGGTGAACAAGCTCGACCGCGCGCCCGACGCCGAGCGCGTCCTGGGGCTCGTCCGGTCCCTCACCGACCGGGCCGCCGTCGTCCCCGCCACCTACGGCCGCGTCGACCCCGAGTTCCTCTTCGACTGCCGGCCGAGCGAGGAGCGGGTCGGGCAGCTCTCCTTCGACGACCTGCACGACCACACCGGCGGCGACCACACCGCGGACGATCACACCGACCACCTCCACACCGCCTACGACAGCCTCTCCTTCACCGCCGAGGCCCCCCTCGACCCGCGTCGCCTGATGGGGTTCCTCGACAGCAGGCCCGAAGGGCTGTACCGGATCAAGGGGTACGTCGACTTCGGCCCGCACGACCTGGCCAACCGGTACGCCGTACACGCCGTCGGCCGCTTCCTCCGCTTCTACCCGGAACCCTGGCCGGCCGCGGCCGCCCGCCTCACCCAGCTCGTCCTGATCGGTTCCGGCATCGACACCGCCGCCCTCGGCAAGGAACTCGAAGCGTGCGTGAACGACGCCCCACACGCCGACGAACACGGCATGTGGGGCGTCCTGCGCTTCGTCCAAGGCCCCGAGGAAGAGGCTTTCCCTGAAGCCGAAGCCGAAGCGGAGGCAGAAGCCGAGGTTTAG
- a CDS encoding citrate synthase/methylcitrate synthase, whose amino-acid sequence MSVNMAATTRPDVPRGLAGVVVADTEVGDVRGREGFYHYRQYSAVDLARTRRFEDVWHLLVHGALPDARRSAAFAAETAALRRLPDAVAAALPAIAAAGADANPLAGMRTALSLLGAAKDFRPVYDVDADRRREDTVVAAAAVPTLLTALYRLGCGLDPVEPREDLSYAANYLYMLTGVEPDPERARAVEQYLIATIDHGFNASTFTARVIASTGADMAACLVGAVGALSGPLHGGAPSRALDTLDAIGTPDRIDPWIRERVLAGERIMGFGHAVYRTEDPRSRMLRAIALRFGGPRVAFAVEVERHVEAILAELKPGRELHTNVEFYAGVVMELCGLPREMFTPTFAAARVVGWSANILEQAEDSKIIRPVARYVGPEAPAEVPALT is encoded by the coding sequence ATGTCCGTCAACATGGCCGCAACCACACGCCCCGACGTGCCGCGGGGCCTCGCGGGTGTCGTCGTCGCCGACACCGAGGTCGGCGACGTCCGGGGACGCGAAGGCTTCTACCACTACCGCCAGTACTCCGCCGTGGACCTCGCGCGCACCCGCCGGTTCGAGGACGTCTGGCACCTCCTGGTCCACGGCGCTCTGCCCGACGCGCGACGGAGCGCCGCCTTCGCCGCCGAGACCGCGGCGCTACGGCGCCTGCCGGACGCGGTGGCCGCCGCACTGCCCGCCATCGCGGCAGCCGGTGCGGACGCGAACCCGCTCGCCGGGATGCGGACGGCGCTGTCGCTGCTCGGCGCGGCGAAGGACTTCCGGCCGGTGTACGACGTCGACGCGGACCGGCGCCGTGAGGACACGGTCGTGGCGGCCGCGGCCGTACCGACGCTGCTCACCGCGCTGTACCGGCTGGGGTGCGGGCTCGACCCCGTCGAGCCGCGCGAGGACCTGTCGTACGCGGCGAACTACCTGTACATGTTGACCGGCGTCGAGCCCGATCCAGAGCGCGCCCGGGCTGTCGAGCAATACTTGATCGCCACCATTGATCACGGCTTCAACGCATCAACCTTCACGGCGAGGGTCATCGCCTCGACCGGGGCGGACATGGCCGCGTGCCTCGTGGGGGCGGTGGGGGCGCTGTCGGGGCCGCTGCACGGCGGCGCGCCCAGCCGCGCCCTGGACACCCTGGACGCGATCGGCACTCCCGACCGCATCGACCCGTGGATCCGTGAACGCGTCCTCGCCGGTGAGCGCATCATGGGCTTCGGGCACGCCGTCTACCGCACGGAGGACCCGCGTTCGCGCATGCTCCGCGCGATCGCCCTGCGCTTCGGGGGCCCGCGAGTCGCGTTCGCCGTCGAGGTCGAACGGCACGTCGAGGCCATCCTCGCCGAGCTGAAGCCGGGCCGGGAACTGCACACCAACGTGGAGTTCTACGCCGGCGTGGTCATGGAACTGTGCGGGCTGCCCCGCGAGATGTTCACTCCGACCTTCGCGGCGGCGCGGGTGGTGGGCTGGAGCGCCAACATCCTGGAGCAGGCGGAGGACTCGAAGATCATCCGCCCGGTCGCGCGGTATGTGGGGCCGGAAGCGCCGGCGGAGGTGCCGGCCCTGACCTGA
- a CDS encoding DNA gyrase/topoisomerase IV subunit A has translation MARRSTKTPPPDESYEERILDIDVVDEMQGSFLEYAYSVIYSRALPDARDGLKPVHRRIVYQMNEMGLRPERAYVKCARVIGEVMGKLHPHGDASIYDALVRMAQPFSMRVPLIDGHGNFGSLGNDDPPAAMRYTECRQAEATSLMTESIDEDTVDFTPNYDGQEQEPVALPAAFPNLLVNGASGIAVGMATNMPPHNLGEVIAAARHLIRYPGADLDALMKYVPGPDLPTGGRIVGLSGIRDAYENGRGTFKIRATVSVDTVTARRKGLVVTELPFTVGPEKVIAKIKDLVGSKKIQGIADVKDLTDRAHGLRLVIEIKNGFVPEAVLEQLYKLTPMEESFGINNVALVDGQPLTLGLKELLEVYLDHRFTVVRRRSEFRRAKRRDRLHLVDGLLTALVDIDEVIRLIRSSDNSAQAKERLMERFSLSEIQTQYILDTPLRRLTRFDRIELEAEKERLNAEIAELTRILDSDAELRKLVSAELAAVAKKFGTERRTVLLESSGVTASAVPLQVADDPCRVLLSSTGLLARTANGDPFAANAEDAEDTENADDKRTKHDVIVSAVPATARGEIGAVISSGRLLRINVVDLPQLPDTAAAPNLSGGAPVAEFVSLEGDETVVCLTTLDESSPGLAIGTEQGVVKRVVPDYPTNKDELEVITLKDGDRIVGAIELRTGEEDLVFITDDAQLLRFQASQVRPQGRPAGGMAGVKLTEGAKVISFTAVDPAADAMVFTIAGSRGTLDDSVQTTAKLTPFDQYPRKGRATGGVRCQRFLKGEDCLSLAWAGPVPAKAAQKNGLPVDLPEIDPRRDGSGVSLPKTISVVAGPV, from the coding sequence ATGGCCCGCCGCAGCACGAAGACCCCGCCGCCCGACGAGTCGTACGAGGAGCGGATCCTCGACATCGACGTCGTCGACGAGATGCAGGGCTCCTTCCTCGAGTACGCGTACTCGGTCATCTACTCCCGCGCCCTGCCGGACGCCCGCGACGGCCTCAAGCCGGTGCACCGCCGCATCGTCTACCAGATGAACGAGATGGGCCTGCGCCCGGAGCGCGCCTATGTGAAGTGCGCCCGGGTCATCGGCGAGGTCATGGGCAAGCTGCACCCGCACGGCGACGCGTCGATCTACGACGCCCTGGTGCGCATGGCGCAGCCCTTCTCCATGCGCGTGCCGCTGATCGACGGCCACGGCAACTTCGGCTCCCTGGGCAACGACGACCCGCCGGCCGCCATGCGGTACACCGAGTGCCGCCAGGCCGAGGCCACGAGCCTGATGACCGAGTCGATCGACGAGGACACGGTCGACTTCACGCCCAACTACGACGGCCAGGAGCAGGAACCGGTGGCGCTGCCCGCCGCGTTCCCGAACCTGCTGGTCAACGGCGCGTCCGGGATCGCGGTCGGCATGGCCACGAACATGCCGCCGCACAACCTGGGCGAGGTCATCGCGGCCGCCCGGCACCTGATCCGCTACCCGGGCGCGGATCTGGATGCCCTGATGAAGTACGTTCCGGGCCCCGACCTGCCCACCGGCGGCCGGATCGTCGGCCTCTCCGGCATCCGGGACGCCTACGAGAACGGCCGCGGCACCTTCAAGATCCGTGCCACGGTGTCGGTGGACACGGTGACGGCCCGTCGCAAGGGCCTGGTGGTCACCGAACTGCCCTTCACCGTCGGCCCCGAGAAGGTCATCGCCAAGATCAAGGACCTGGTCGGCTCGAAGAAGATCCAGGGCATCGCCGACGTCAAGGACCTCACCGACCGTGCGCACGGCCTGCGTCTGGTCATCGAGATCAAGAACGGCTTCGTGCCGGAGGCGGTCCTGGAGCAGCTCTACAAGCTGACGCCGATGGAGGAGTCCTTCGGCATCAACAACGTGGCGCTGGTCGACGGCCAGCCGCTCACGCTGGGCCTCAAGGAGCTCCTGGAGGTCTACCTCGACCACCGCTTCACCGTCGTGCGCCGCCGCAGCGAGTTCCGCCGCGCCAAGCGCCGCGACCGGCTGCACCTGGTGGATGGCCTGCTGACGGCGCTCGTCGACATCGACGAGGTCATCCGGCTGATCCGCTCCAGCGACAACAGCGCGCAGGCGAAGGAGCGCCTGATGGAGCGCTTCTCGCTGTCGGAGATCCAGACCCAGTACATCCTGGACACCCCGCTGCGCCGGCTCACCAGGTTCGACCGCATCGAACTGGAGGCGGAGAAGGAGAGGCTCAACGCGGAGATCGCCGAGCTGACCCGGATCCTTGACTCGGACGCGGAGCTGCGCAAGCTGGTCTCGGCCGAACTGGCCGCGGTGGCGAAGAAGTTCGGCACCGAGCGGCGTACGGTCCTGCTGGAGTCGTCGGGCGTCACGGCCTCCGCCGTACCGCTCCAGGTCGCGGACGACCCGTGCCGCGTCCTGCTGTCCTCCACCGGGCTGCTGGCCCGCACGGCGAACGGCGATCCCTTCGCGGCGAACGCCGAGGACGCCGAAGACACCGAGAACGCCGACGACAAGCGCACCAAGCACGACGTGATCGTCTCGGCGGTGCCGGCCACCGCGCGCGGGGAGATCGGCGCGGTCATCTCGTCGGGCCGGCTGCTGCGGATCAACGTCGTCGACCTGCCGCAGCTCCCGGACACGGCGGCGGCGCCGAACCTCTCGGGCGGCGCCCCGGTGGCGGAGTTCGTCTCCCTGGAGGGCGACGAGACGGTGGTCTGTCTGACCACGCTCGACGAGTCGTCCCCGGGCCTGGCCATCGGCACGGAGCAGGGCGTGGTCAAGCGGGTCGTGCCCGACTACCCGACCAACAAGGACGAGTTGGAGGTCATCACCCTCAAGGACGGCGACCGGATCGTCGGCGCCATCGAGCTGCGCACCGGCGAGGAGGACCTGGTCTTCATCACCGACGACGCCCAACTGCTGCGCTTCCAGGCCTCGCAGGTGCGCCCGCAGGGCCGTCCGGCGGGCGGTATGGCGGGCGTCAAGCTCACCGAGGGCGCGAAGGTGATCTCGTTCACGGCCGTGGACCCCGCGGCGGACGCGATGGTCTTCACGATCGCGGGCTCGCGCGGCACCCTGGACGACTCCGTGCAGACGACCGCCAAGCTCACCCCCTTCGACCAGTATCCGCGCAAGGGCCGCGCCACCGGCGGTGTGCGCTGCCAGCGGTTCCTGAAGGGCGAGGACTGCCTGTCCCTGGCCTGGGCGGGCCCCGTCCCCGCCAAGGCGGCCCAGAAGAACGGCCTGCCGGTCGACCTGCCGGAGATCGACCCGCGCCGCGACGGATCGGGCGTGTCCCTGCCGAAGACGATCTCGGTGGTGGCGGGCCCGGTCTAA
- a CDS encoding M16 family metallopeptidase yields the protein MPMGHTATAQAGSGGLTATEHRLANGLRVVLSEDHLTPVAAVCLWYDVGSRHEVKGRTGLAHLFEHLMFQGSGQVKGNGHFELVQGAGGSLNGTTSFERTNYFETMPAHQLELALWLEADRMGSLLVSLDDESMENQRDVVKNERRQRYDNVPYGTAFEKLTALAYPDGHPYHHTPIGSMADLDAATLEDARAFFRTYYAPNNAVLSVVGDIDPEETLAWVEKYFGSIPGHDGKPAPRDGSLPDVIGGQLREIVEEEVPARALMAAYRLPQDGTRACDAVDLALTIVGGGESSRLYNRLVRRDRTAVAAGFGLLRLAGAPSLGWLDVKTSGDVEVPVIETAIDEELARFAEEGPTAEEMERAQAQLEREWLDRLGTVAGRADELCRYAVLFGDPQLALTAVQRVLDVTAEEVQEVAKARLRPDNRAVLVYEPTAAEAPADQDENEEAAR from the coding sequence ATGCCCATGGGTCACACCGCCACAGCCCAGGCAGGCTCCGGGGGCCTGACAGCGACCGAGCACCGCCTGGCCAACGGCCTGCGCGTGGTGCTCTCGGAGGACCACCTGACCCCCGTCGCGGCGGTGTGCCTCTGGTACGACGTCGGCTCGCGCCACGAAGTCAAGGGGCGTACGGGCCTTGCTCACCTTTTCGAGCACCTGATGTTCCAGGGCTCCGGCCAGGTCAAGGGCAACGGCCACTTCGAACTGGTCCAGGGTGCGGGCGGTTCGCTGAACGGCACCACCAGCTTCGAGCGCACCAACTACTTCGAGACCATGCCCGCCCACCAGCTGGAGCTCGCCCTCTGGCTGGAGGCCGACCGGATGGGCTCCCTGCTCGTCTCGCTCGACGACGAGTCGATGGAGAACCAGCGCGACGTCGTCAAGAACGAGCGCCGCCAGCGCTACGACAACGTCCCCTACGGCACGGCGTTCGAGAAGCTGACCGCCCTCGCCTACCCGGACGGCCACCCCTACCACCACACGCCGATCGGCTCGATGGCCGACCTGGACGCGGCGACCCTGGAGGACGCGCGCGCGTTCTTCCGGACGTACTACGCGCCCAACAACGCGGTCCTCTCCGTGGTCGGCGACATCGACCCCGAGGAGACCCTCGCCTGGGTCGAGAAGTACTTCGGCTCCATCCCGGGCCACGACGGCAAGCCCGCGCCCCGGGACGGCTCGCTGCCCGACGTCATCGGCGGGCAACTGCGCGAGATCGTCGAGGAGGAGGTCCCGGCCCGCGCCCTGATGGCCGCCTACCGCCTGCCGCAGGACGGCACGCGCGCGTGCGACGCCGTCGACCTGGCGCTCACGATCGTGGGCGGCGGCGAGTCCTCCCGCCTCTACAACCGGCTCGTGCGCCGCGACCGTACGGCCGTCGCGGCCGGCTTCGGCCTGCTGCGGCTCGCCGGCGCGCCCTCCCTGGGCTGGCTGGACGTGAAGACGTCCGGTGACGTCGAGGTGCCCGTCATCGAGACCGCCATCGACGAGGAGCTCGCCCGGTTCGCCGAGGAGGGCCCCACGGCCGAGGAAATGGAGCGCGCCCAGGCCCAGTTGGAGCGCGAGTGGCTCGACCGGCTCGGCACGGTCGCCGGCCGCGCGGACGAACTGTGCCGCTACGCAGTCCTGTTCGGCGACCCGCAGCTCGCCCTGACCGCCGTCCAGCGCGTGCTGGACG
- a CDS encoding sucrase ferredoxin — MSTCATVSRDLDEPISGTAATATTWLLLEQPGPWGAKALVSSHLDPVLGRALETAAQDTGVRVALIRRPGRHADVGAPRLRQVYAAHTVPGRVWLHSATTHDPRQLLDLDFAALGRGDRHTFDSALRGRPHTGDPLALVCTNGKRDRCCALLGRPLAAELAASGVRGAWEVTHLGGHRFSPTLLVLPHGYAYGRAEAHAVKEVLHGVQEGRIVVEGCRGSSAWERPGQAAELAVRAATGEDAAEALRVVRTTGGAPHWEVTVAHTDGRHWLVDVAQGDSRPPRPESCGTSVLGSPARMDVVAVREPAGTALAG; from the coding sequence GTGAGTACGTGCGCGACCGTCTCTCGGGACCTCGACGAGCCCATCTCCGGAACCGCGGCCACGGCAACGACCTGGCTCCTCCTGGAACAGCCCGGCCCCTGGGGTGCGAAAGCGCTGGTCTCGAGCCACCTGGATCCCGTCCTGGGCCGCGCCCTGGAGACCGCCGCGCAGGACACCGGCGTACGCGTCGCGCTCATCCGGCGGCCCGGACGCCACGCCGACGTCGGCGCACCGCGCCTGCGGCAGGTGTACGCGGCCCACACCGTCCCCGGCAGGGTGTGGCTGCACAGCGCCACGACCCACGACCCCCGGCAGTTGCTGGACCTCGACTTCGCCGCGCTGGGCCGGGGCGACCGCCACACCTTCGACAGCGCGCTCCGGGGCCGGCCGCACACCGGCGACCCCCTCGCCCTCGTCTGCACCAACGGCAAGCGCGACCGCTGCTGCGCCCTCCTCGGCCGTCCGCTGGCCGCGGAACTCGCCGCCTCCGGGGTGCGGGGCGCCTGGGAGGTCACCCATCTGGGGGGTCATCGCTTCTCCCCCACCCTGCTCGTCCTGCCGCACGGGTACGCGTACGGCCGCGCCGAGGCCCATGCCGTCAAGGAGGTCCTGCACGGCGTCCAGGAGGGGCGGATCGTCGTGGAGGGGTGCCGGGGGAGTTCGGCCTGGGAGCGGCCCGGCCAGGCGGCGGAGCTGGCGGTGCGCGCGGCCACCGGCGAAGACGCGGCGGAGGCGCTGAGAGTCGTGCGGACCACCGGCGGCGCGCCGCACTGGGAGGTGACCGTCGCACACACCGACGGACGCCACTGGCTGGTCGACGTGGCTCAGGGCGACTCCCGGCCACCCCGGCCGGAAAGCTGCGGCACGTCGGTCCTCGGTTCACCTGCGCGGATGGATGTGGTCGCGGTGCGTGAACCGGCGGGGACGGCACTGGCGGGCTGA
- a CDS encoding citrate synthase, with protein MRDQEPGPGHPERRLTTKEAAELLGVKPETVYAYVSRGQLSSRRTPGGRGSTFDAKEVEALARRNRREGSGSPGSGSELSVRTHVTFIDKDRYYFRGVDAVELAARHSYEEVAEWLWTGRLRTGITFTAPEESVAAARRVVEALPEHTGPTDRLRVAAVAAAAADPLRFDLSEDAVLGTARILIPTLVAALPPKRPSHRDEGSLALRLWARLSGRPADKARLHTLDTALGLLVDHDLAASTLAVRVAASARAHAYAAVSAGLGVIEGPLHGAAAGLAHRMLLEVLDLGSAAPVIAEELRAGRRVPGLGHRLYPGEDPRARALFALLDDIPEAAPALAAARDIVATTARHAPLHANVDLALAVLTVSCGMESSAGETIFAVARTAGWIAHALEEYGERPLRMRPSGHYVGPKPPQPQPLPE; from the coding sequence ATGCGTGATCAGGAACCCGGCCCAGGCCACCCCGAACGACGGCTGACCACCAAGGAGGCCGCCGAGCTGCTGGGCGTGAAGCCCGAGACCGTGTACGCGTACGTCAGCCGCGGCCAACTGAGCAGCAGACGCACGCCCGGCGGCCGGGGCAGCACCTTCGACGCCAAGGAGGTCGAGGCGCTCGCCCGGCGCAACAGGCGGGAGGGCAGCGGGAGTCCGGGGTCCGGGTCGGAGCTGTCCGTGCGCACGCATGTCACGTTCATCGACAAGGACCGCTACTACTTCCGGGGCGTCGACGCGGTCGAACTGGCCGCCCGGCACTCGTACGAAGAGGTCGCCGAGTGGCTGTGGACCGGTCGGCTGCGCACCGGGATCACCTTCACCGCGCCCGAGGAATCCGTCGCGGCCGCCCGCCGGGTCGTGGAGGCCCTGCCCGAACACACCGGTCCCACCGATCGATTGCGGGTCGCCGCCGTCGCCGCCGCGGCCGCGGACCCCCTGCGGTTCGACCTGTCCGAGGACGCCGTGCTCGGTACGGCGCGCATCCTGATCCCCACGCTCGTCGCCGCCCTGCCCCCGAAGCGGCCCAGCCACCGCGACGAGGGCTCCCTCGCCCTGCGCCTGTGGGCACGGCTCAGCGGACGCCCCGCCGACAAAGCGCGGCTGCACACCCTCGACACGGCACTCGGCCTGCTCGTCGACCACGACCTGGCCGCCTCGACGCTCGCGGTGCGCGTCGCCGCCTCGGCCCGCGCGCACGCCTACGCGGCCGTCTCCGCCGGGCTCGGTGTGATCGAGGGACCGCTGCACGGCGCCGCCGCCGGGCTGGCCCACCGCATGCTGCTCGAGGTGCTCGACCTCGGCAGCGCCGCCCCGGTGATCGCGGAGGAGCTGCGGGCCGGCCGCCGCGTCCCCGGCCTCGGCCACCGGCTCTACCCCGGCGAGGACCCACGCGCGCGTGCCCTGTTCGCCCTCCTGGACGACATCCCCGAGGCCGCGCCCGCCCTCGCCGCGGCCCGGGACATCGTCGCCACGACAGCCCGCCACGCGCCGCTGCACGCCAACGTGGACCTGGCGCTCGCCGTCCTCACGGTGTCCTGCGGGATGGAGTCCTCGGCCGGCGAGACGATCTTCGCCGTGGCCCGCACGGCGGGCTGGATCGCCCACGCCCTGGAGGAATACGGCGAACGCCCGCTACGGATGCGCCCGAGCGGACACTACGTGGGGCCTAAGCCGCCGCAGCCGCAGCCGCTGCCGGAGTAG